One part of the Thermococcus litoralis DSM 5473 genome encodes these proteins:
- a CDS encoding SDH family Clp fold serine proteinase: MDPLSGFIGSLIWWILFFYLLMGPQIQYRQLQIARAKLLERLARKRNSTVITMIHRQESIGFFGIPVYKFISIEDSEEILRAIRMAPKDKPIDLIIHTPGGLVLAATQIAKALKDHPAETRVIVPHYAMSGGTLIALAADKIIMDPHAVLGPVDPQLGQYPAPSIIRAVEQKGAEKVDDQTLILADVAKKAINQVQEFVYNLLKDKYGEEKARELAQILTEGRWTHDYPITVEHAKELGLHVETDVPEEVYALMELYKQPVKQRGTVEFMPYPVKQQGKD, encoded by the coding sequence ATGGATCCGCTGAGTGGATTCATAGGCTCATTGATATGGTGGATACTGTTCTTCTACCTACTCATGGGGCCTCAGATTCAATATCGCCAATTGCAGATTGCTAGGGCAAAATTGCTGGAAAGATTGGCAAGAAAGAGAAACTCCACAGTAATAACAATGATCCACAGGCAGGAGAGCATAGGTTTCTTTGGGATTCCCGTGTACAAGTTTATAAGCATTGAGGACAGCGAAGAGATATTAAGAGCTATAAGGATGGCTCCAAAGGATAAGCCAATTGACCTGATCATTCACACGCCGGGAGGATTGGTTTTGGCGGCAACGCAAATAGCAAAGGCTTTGAAGGATCATCCCGCAGAAACAAGGGTGATAGTGCCGCACTACGCAATGAGTGGTGGGACCTTAATAGCATTAGCTGCTGACAAGATCATAATGGATCCTCATGCGGTTTTGGGACCGGTTGATCCTCAGCTCGGCCAGTATCCGGCTCCGAGCATAATAAGGGCAGTTGAACAAAAAGGTGCAGAGAAAGTTGATGACCAAACCCTCATACTTGCTGATGTGGCAAAGAAGGCAATAAATCAAGTTCAGGAGTTCGTGTACAATCTCTTGAAGGACAAATACGGTGAAGAGAAAGCCAGAGAACTGGCTCAAATACTAACCGAGGGAAGATGGACTCACGACTACCCAATAACTGTTGAGCACGCAAAGGAACTCGGTCTTCACGTTGAAACAGACGTTCCGGAGGAAGTCTATGCCTTAATGGAGCTCTACAAACAACCTGTAAAGCAAAGGGGAACTGTAGAATTCATGCCTTATCCGGTAAAGCAACAAGGGAAGGACTAG
- the arcC gene encoding carbamate kinase: protein MRKRVVIALGGNAILQRGQKGTYEEQMENVKKTAKQIVDIILDNDYEVVITHGNGPQVGAILLQQDAGEHMYGIPAQPMDVCGAMSQGQIGYMIQQAVINELRKRGINKPVATIVTQTIVDKNDPAFQNPSKPVGPFYDEETAKKLAREKGWVVIEDSGRGWRRVVPSPDPIGHVEAPIIQDLVEKGFIVIASGGGGIPVIEENGEFKGVEAVIDKDLAGEKLAEEVNADIFMILTDVNGAAINYGKPNEQWLGKVTVDELRKYYEEGHFKKGSMGPKVLAAIRFIEWGGERAVIAALDKAVEALEGKTGTQVVK, encoded by the coding sequence ATGAGGAAGAGGGTTGTTATAGCTTTGGGCGGGAATGCTATTCTGCAGAGAGGACAAAAGGGGACTTATGAAGAGCAAATGGAGAATGTGAAAAAAACTGCAAAGCAAATCGTTGATATAATCCTTGACAACGATTATGAGGTTGTAATAACCCACGGCAATGGTCCTCAAGTTGGAGCTATTCTCCTCCAACAGGATGCTGGAGAGCATATGTATGGCATCCCCGCTCAGCCTATGGACGTTTGCGGTGCAATGAGTCAGGGGCAGATTGGTTACATGATACAGCAGGCGGTAATTAACGAGCTTAGGAAGCGGGGCATAAACAAGCCGGTGGCAACGATAGTTACCCAAACGATTGTTGACAAGAACGACCCGGCATTTCAGAATCCCTCAAAGCCTGTGGGACCATTTTATGACGAAGAGACTGCCAAAAAGCTTGCCAGAGAGAAGGGCTGGGTTGTCATAGAGGACTCTGGGAGAGGATGGAGGAGAGTCGTTCCTTCACCGGATCCGATTGGGCATGTTGAAGCTCCAATAATCCAAGACCTCGTTGAGAAGGGCTTCATAGTAATAGCCTCTGGTGGGGGAGGAATTCCTGTTATTGAGGAAAACGGGGAATTTAAGGGCGTTGAGGCGGTTATTGACAAAGATTTGGCTGGAGAGAAACTTGCCGAAGAGGTTAATGCTGACATCTTTATGATACTCACCGATGTCAACGGCGCTGCCATTAACTACGGCAAGCCGAACGAGCAGTGGCTTGGAAAAGTTACTGTTGATGAGCTCAGGAAATATTATGAGGAAGGGCACTTCAAGAAGGGCAGCATGGGGCCAAAGGTTCTTGCCGCCATAAGGTTCATCGAATGGGGTGGAGAGAGAGCGGTAATTGCCGCTTTAGACAAGGCCGTTGAAGCCTTAGAAGGAAAAACTGGCACTCAAGTTGTTAAGTGA
- the coaD gene encoding phosphopantetheine adenylyltransferase: MRKYRKVVVGGTFDRLHLGHKALLRKAFEVGKYVYIGLTSDEMIKTKPYAERILPYEIRLRDLLKFFEINGYKNYRIIKIHTAIGFADRIKSLDAIVVSEETYKGALLVNRARKEKGLKPLDIVTIKLIKSKLGDKISSSLIRAGLIDPFGNPKR; encoded by the coding sequence ATGAGGAAGTACAGAAAGGTTGTGGTTGGTGGAACCTTTGATAGGCTTCATTTAGGTCACAAAGCCTTGCTTAGAAAGGCTTTTGAGGTGGGCAAGTACGTCTACATTGGTCTGACTTCCGATGAAATGATAAAAACTAAACCCTACGCTGAGAGAATCCTTCCGTATGAAATTAGGCTGAGGGATTTGCTAAAGTTTTTTGAGATAAACGGGTACAAAAACTATCGAATAATAAAAATACACACTGCAATAGGCTTTGCAGACAGAATAAAGAGTTTAGATGCAATAGTTGTTAGTGAGGAAACATATAAAGGTGCCCTCTTGGTGAACAGAGCGAGAAAGGAAAAAGGTCTAAAACCTCTTGACATTGTTACCATAAAGCTAATTAAAAGCAAGCTTGGGGATAAAATAAGCTCTTCCTTAATAAGGGCTGGCCTGATAGATCCTTTCGGGAACCCAAAGAGGTGA
- a CDS encoding flavin reductase family protein produces the protein MHHLIYPMRTYLIVSGQGEETNVMAADWVTVLSHKPPLVGVAVSPKRYTHRLISKYKEFVISVPGLEMLRDVWIAGTKRGPSKLKEMNITLVDSTKIATPSIKEALANIECKVVDARDYGDHTWFVGEVVGYTYKEEAFKNGKPDVMSANFLAHAAWTDFVTFEKKIYKSE, from the coding sequence ATGCATCACTTGATTTATCCAATGAGAACATACCTGATAGTCTCAGGACAGGGAGAGGAAACAAACGTTATGGCAGCTGACTGGGTAACAGTCCTTTCTCACAAGCCGCCTCTGGTGGGAGTGGCAGTTTCTCCAAAAAGATACACTCACCGGCTGATCTCAAAATACAAGGAGTTTGTTATCAGCGTTCCGGGCTTGGAAATGCTCAGAGACGTCTGGATTGCGGGAACAAAGAGAGGACCCTCAAAGCTTAAGGAGATGAACATAACCCTCGTCGACTCCACAAAAATAGCTACGCCGAGCATAAAAGAGGCATTAGCAAACATAGAATGCAAAGTGGTTGATGCCAGGGATTATGGAGACCACACATGGTTCGTTGGCGAAGTTGTTGGTTATACCTACAAAGAGGAAGCATTCAAGAACGGAAAGCCAGATGTTATGAGCGCAAACTTCCTCGCACATGCAGCATGGACTGACTTCGTTACCTTCGAGAAGAAGATTTACAAGTCAGAATAA